Within the Candidatus Dependentiae bacterium genome, the region GTTAATACATATGGCTTATTATCAAGATAAGCTAAAAAGTATGGATCATATTCTGTAGGATGAAAAATATTAAATTTATTTAGTTTTAAATTATATATAGAATTTAATTTATTAATTTCTAAAAAATAATTTAACAATCTATCACGTCCCTTAAATTTTTTATCTTGTAAAAAGCTTAGCGGCTTTATAAATATAGAATTTTTTAAATAAAAATTTTGAGAATAAATTAAGGACAATTTAAAATTCACATCTTTATTGATATAAAAATTATTAATTAAATTATAAAAATATCTGGATATTCCACCATATATTTGGCCATTAAATATTTGATGATCATAAAGAATTTTCATTAATACTCTTATTTTTTATTAAAAGCATATCTAAATTAGTTTTAGAACCACTTCTATTTTTTAAAAATTTAAATATCCAATCATTTTTGTAATATTTAATAATATACAATAAAAATCTATTTAACTTTTTATGAGTAAAAAAATGAATACTACCCCAAGAATAAATATTTAAATTATATTTATCAGCTATAAAATTTAATGTTTTTAAACTATAAAAAGAAATATGTTGCCCTGATTCTAATGCATAATACAACCATTTATCAGGCGCTGGAATTGTATTTGGCAACAAGCTAGTTGAAAATAAAATATTAGAAGAAATTTGTAGCATATTTTCGAATTCTTTAATTGGATCCACAAAATGCTCAAAACATTCAAATGTAGTTATAAGATTGATTTTATTATTTTTTAAATTCAATTCAAATCCACGCGCAAATATATTTTTTGCATATAAATCTTGCCAATAAAAATCAAAGCCTATATCGCGCATCATTCGAACAAATAAACCATGTCCACCCCCATAATCTAAATATTGGAAATTTTTATTAAAAAAAAGATATAAAAACAAAGTTGTAAATTTTGATAATGATATATTCCTAGAAACTAATCCGGTATCCAGAGAACTTATTGCTTCAGAATATGCCTCATTTAACCAATATGGTTCTTCAGTTTGCAAGAATTCACAGTTATTACAGTAAAAATAGTTAATTAAATATTTGTTTAATATTTTGGCATTAAAAATATATTTTGATTCATATTTACAAATATTACACTGCATTTAAATATTAACCTTTTCCAAATTATGATTAATAAATTGTTGCTGACAAATTTTTATATATTTAATCGATTTCAACCCAAGGTAAATTTTTAACCTTTTCATATCTTTTTTTTAAATCCTCATAAATCCAAGGACTATTTGAGTAATAATTATTGTAATTGTTAATATATAATGTGGGCAACAAATCTAATCCCAAATCTTTTTTTACAAAAAAAGCATTGAAATAATATTTATTAAACGCAACAAGCCTATATCCTTTAATATCCGCTAATTTTATAAAAGCTTGAATTGAAGCTCCATAATAATCATCTTCAAAATCTTTTCTAACAAAATTATCTTTATATGGAATTGTAATAGATCGTTCAAAATCCAAAACATAATTAAATTCAACAACAATAACTCTTGGATTAACAATCTCTAATTTTTCCCATACCCAATAATCAACACCATCTATATCTAAAGACAACAAATCAATTGTCCCGGTTATTCCAGCCTCTTTAATAATATCATTTATATTTTCTGCCGTTACCCATTTATTTATAATTTTAGGCACATGTAAAAAGGTATCAGGATGTTTTTTAAAATAATCATCTGAAAATATTTTATCTTTTTGACTGCCACAGACCAATAAGCCAGTCCATCCCCAATTACATATTAAATTAGTTGTGTTCGCGCCAAATGGATTCGCAAATGCAATATCTACACAAATTTTACTATCCGTACCAATTACAGCAAAAATATAAAGTAAAATACCATCCTCATCTGTCTGCGAAAATGACCTAAAACCAACTTCATTAATTTTTGGTAAAAATTTTTTGTTAAATAAAAGATTTTTATAAAAAAATAATAAATGTCTTTGCTCTATTTGGGACACTAAATTGTTTTTAGAATTTAATTCCAAATCTTTTACCAAACAACTTCCTGCTATGCCAAAATTAAAGATCTTATTTATTATATTTTTTGAAATATTTTTTACAAAATTATACATAAAGGTGCTCCAGTAAAGATTTTGCTACAATCACTAGTATTCAATTCATTCTAATGAAATATCTCTCATTATAATTTTTAAATTAAAACTTTCTTTGTATACAATTAATAGAAAATACCTTTTCGCCACCAAATATTATCTCTAAAGACTCGGCTAAAATCATATTTTTCAAAAAAATATTTATATACCTTTTTTCTTTCAATATTTTTTGTAAATCTTAGCATTTTTTTATAAACATAATCTTCAAATCCAATAGCAGAAGTATTAAATTCTAATCTACCCATTGGAATAAATTTCAAATATTTTTTTCTAAAAATAAATTTACTTAAATAATAATTAAAATGAGATTGCATATGCCAAAACAATATTTTTTTTTTATAAAAGCAATCTTGCCCATCTTTGCGGATAAATTCAAAATAATCAATACCATTAATTCTCACATATTTATATGGAAATTCGTATTCATAAAGATGTAGAAATAAAGGATTTTGAAAAACAACATAATCTTTAAAATTAAATAGGACATCTTCTACAGAATCTTGAATAATATTATTCGTATGAATAAGATGCGATAAAAAATCTTGATCACTCCAAATTATTTTTCTAAATCTTGAACCTGCCCACCTAGTTTTAAATGTAATTTCCCAATTGTTTCGATTTTGCCATGCAATTTCAGAATATTTATCTATATCGTTTGTAAATTTATTTAATTCACTTCTATATATATTAAACCATTCATTGTTACTAATTACTGTAAAAGCCGGACAACCCTGCAAGACAAATGTTTTATTTTCAATTTTATTTTTTATAATTTCAGGATTTTCATTAAAAACAATATCCCCATCGTAATGGACTATAGGCTCTGAATTAAAAAATTTTTCGATTACCAACCATCTTAAAAAACACTTTTTTTCATAATCACCAAACCTATTTAATTTAAAAAATTTTTTATCATATTCATTAAATATTTTAGATACATTATGCAAAATAAAACCTAAACTTTTTAAAGAATGTTTATATTGCTGTGATAATTTTTCAAATCCATCTATAAAAAGAATATTTATATTATTAGAATAACCTAATTGTTGATTTCTTTTTCCCAAAAATTCCAACGGCACAAAACTTTCAAAATCAACTTCATTTGTTTTACACCATGCTACAATGACTGATTGCATAAATAACCTATAAATAATATTTTTATACTTTTTTGGTTAAATATTTTTAATAGTTTTAAAAAATTTAATTTTATTTAATTCTAAAATACACAACTTTTTTAAAATACAATAAATAATATATACCCCAAATGCAAAAATAATTCGCTCCACAAAAACAACCGGCATCAAACCAATCCATTGCTCTACGGTCATAGGCATAGTATAAAGCCAAATTATACTACCTACAGCATGTGCTAAAAAAGTAGCGGTTAAGTAATTAAGATAAACAATATTAAAATTTTTAAATCTTTGGGCAATATATAAAACAACAGGAATAAGCCAATAAAAGGAATAAATATAAGCTTTATTTCCCATTGGATGAAAAATAAATAAAGTCATACAGAATAGAGGTAAAATAAAACTTAATAAAAAATTATAAAGTTTATTTTTAAAATTATTTTTATAATTACTCATCAAAGAAATGTAAACAGTTGCTATCACTGTTGGAATACCCAAAGTAATCGCACCACCAATAGTAAATTTCTTAAATAATAAAAATGCAAAAACTATTAAACCAGATGTTGCTACGCCAAATAAGTTTCCAACTAATGGTAATACAAAATTAATTCCCGAAAAGAAAAATTTATAAGATCCGGATAAAAAACTAATTTTAATAAAAGATGATAAAAATATAATTGATAGTAAAACCATTAATCTAAAAATATTTTCATTTTTAATATTCATGTTACTTATCAAAAGTTTTATATTTTTCATAAACTTTTACAATCCCTTCTTTTAAAATAATTTTTGGCTTCCAACCTAATTTTTTAATTCTAGAAACATCTAAAAGTTTTCTTGGCGTTCCATCAGGTCTTAAGTTATCAAAAAATATTTGCCCGGCAAAACCAACAATTTCTTTTACCATATTTGCAAGTTCACTTATCTTAAGATCTTGTCCGGTACCAATATTTATAATTTCGCCAATATCTTTATATTCACAAGTTTGCATCAAAAAAATTAAAGCATCAACCAGGTCTTCTACATGTAAAAATTCACGATATGGTTCACCGGTTCCCCATAAAATTACTTTGTCTGCATATATATTATGTTTTGAGAATTCAAACGAAATATCGTTTATATTTTTAAAATTAATATTTAAATTTTTTGAGATAATATCTAACTTTTTTTCTTGTAAAAGTTTTGCCAAATAAAATTTTCTGATAAATACAGGCAACACATGTCCGGTTTCCAGATTAAAATTATCATTTGGTCCATAAAGATTTGTTGGCATCACTGAGATAAAATTTGTACCATATTGTTCATTATAGTATCTACAAAGCTTAATTGCCGCTATTTTGGCAATTGCATATGGTTCGTTTGTAGATTCCAAGTAACCAGATAACAAGTATTCTTCTTTTAACGGTTGCAGTGCCAATTTTGGATAAATACATGAAGAGCCGAGATTAATAAGTTTTTTAACACCATATTTATAGCTTGCATGAATTATATTTGTTGAGATCATTAAGTTGTCATAGATAAATTCTGCTTTATATGTACTGTTTGCTAAAATTCCGCCAACTCTGGCTGCAGCAAGAAATACATATTCGGGTTTGTTAATTTTAAAAAAATTTTCGGTATCTTGTTGATTTCGCAAGTCTAAATCGTTTAAATTTGCTGTAATAATATTTTTATAACCCAGTTGTTTTAGTTTATTAAAGATATTGGAGCCAACTAAGCCTGTATGCCCGGCTACGTAAATTTTTGAATTAACGTTCATGCTTTTTTTTGAGGACTGGATCCCGGCTCGGTGACCGGGATGACCCAGCCTACGCGTAAAGCTTCCGACTTCGCTAAAGCTTCGACGGACAAGCCTTTGGGCAAGCAAAAGACTATCAACAACAATTTCAGTCATTCAGGCTCACTTTAATATTTATTTTTTAAAATAATAAACCTTACTTTTTGGCAAAATTTTATTTCCAAGTTTATCTATAAATTTAAAAGAGCAAATAGCATTTGATAAATACTCAGTAAAATTAATAAATCTATTTTTATTTAAAATTTTACCCATTCTATGTTCTATTTTAAATGGTACTACCAAACTCCAAAAAATAGTTCTATTAAAGCTATGAGAAGAAATACGCGCAACTTCAAAATTATTTAATTTTGCCAAATTTAAAATATCTTTCTTTTTAAAAATATTTACATGTTCACATTTTGCAAACCAATTTTTATCCCAAAATGCAAAATATTTTTCTGTTAAAAAAGTAGGCACAGATATAATACAAACACCTGAACTTTTAATAATATTACTAAAAATATTAATTATATTTTCATAATCTTTAATATGTTCTAAAACTTCTCTACAAATAATATAATCAAATTTTTGCGAATAATTATTTAAATTATCTTGCCCAATTAAAAGCATAAATTTAAATCTGGATTTTTCTTCGCTATTTAATGCTGCACTAATTTTATGTTCTGATTCAGGATTAATATCTACAGCCATAACATTAAAGCCATTCTTGATTAAAAAGACGGAAAAAGCACCGTCACCGCAACCATAGTCAAGAATATGTGCATTCTTTATGTTTTTTAAAAAAAATAAATCTATGCCTGCAAAATTATTCATAGTAAACCAATCGGACTGGATCCCGGCTCCAGACTTCGCATAAAGCTTCGTCGGACGCAGTCGGTGGCCGGGATGACCCAGCCTACGCGTAAAGCTTCCACCTTCGCTTTTGCGTATAAAAGTTTTAGTAAAGATATAAATGCTATGGAGGACAAGCCTTTGGGCAAGCTCTGAATTATACTAATATTATTAAGCTTATTCATAATACCTGCTGCACAGTATTTCGATTTTGTATATACAACTGCGCCAAATCTTCAACCAAATAAACATTACCGTTATCAATTTTATAAATTTTATCACAACGCTCAACAGTAGATAGCCTATGAGCAATCACAATTAAAGTTTTATCAAAATTTAAACTATAAATTTCATTCATAATATTTTCTTCGGTTTGATTATCAAGAGCGGAAGTGGCTTCATCCAAAACTAAAAGTTCCGGATCAGAGTATAACGCTCTGGCTATTGCAATGCGTTGTTTTTGGCCACCGCTTAATAAAATTCCGCCATCACCAACTTTTGTATATATTTCATCTTTAGTTAACAAAAAATTATATATATTCGATTTTTTTAGCACATCTACAATCTTTTCTTTATTAAAATTGCGACCAAAAACAACATTATCTGCAACTGTACCGTCAAACAAATAAATTTGTTGTGGTATATAGCCAATTTTTTGTCGCCAGGATTTAATATTAGTTTTATCCAATTTATGATCATCTATAAAAATATCGCCGGTTGTTGGTCGATAGAGCCCCATAATAACATCTGCAATTGTACTTTTGCCGGCACCACTTTCGCCAACAAAAGCCGTACGTTGCCCTTTTTCTATTTTTATATTTACTGAACCTAAAACTTTGGTTTTAGAATCATATTCAAAGCTTAAATCTTTTAAAACTATACTACATTTAAAAGAAACTTTTTCATCACCCAAATCTTCTTGTTCATAACCAAGATATTCATTAACCGAATCCAGTGAACTTTTTAAAAAAATAACTCTATTGTATGATGAAAGAATTTTGTTTATTGAAGGCAAAAATCTATAAAACGCAAAAGCATACATGGAAATTACAGGTATTATTGCCGTCGCATTATGATACATATAAACAACATAAACTATTACTGCTATTAATGTTGAAAAACCAATAGTTTCTAAAATAAGTCTTGGTGTATTTTGCAACACTGCATTAAATGTATTAGCCGTAACAAGTTTTGAACAAGCTTTATTAAATCTATTTAAAACTTTATCTTGAGTAAAAAAAAGCTTAATCAATTTAAAATTCCAAAAGCTTTCTGTATATGTTTTTGAAATTTCTACCAAAAAACCTTGTCTTTTTTTTCCGGAATTTTTTAACTTTTTAGAAAATAATTTTGCTATTAAAAAAACTTTTCCTAACAACAAAAAAGACAAAACTATCGTCATTTTAAGATGAACAAAAAGTAATGCTGTATAAATTAACAATACATTCAAAAATTCTGACATAATTTGTAAAATCGCATCTAAAATACCAACCAAATCATTGGTATTTGAAAATATAACTTTATCTATTTTTGAAGAATTTTTAGTAGTAAACTCTTTATATGCAAAATTTAAATAATTTTGAAAAAAACGAATTGCAAAATGTCTAAATCTTCCCTGAGAAAAGCGATTCATTGCATATGTAAAAATAGTTATTATAATTGCTCTTAAAAAATAAAAAATTATAAGAGCCAAGCCAAATATTACAATAAATTGCGGTACAGAATTACAATGCAAAATATTATATAAAAAATTATA harbors:
- a CDS encoding GDP-L-fucose synthase, encoding MNVNSKIYVAGHTGLVGSNIFNKLKQLGYKNIITANLNDLDLRNQQDTENFFKINKPEYVFLAAARVGGILANSTYKAEFIYDNLMISTNIIHASYKYGVKKLINLGSSCIYPKLALQPLKEEYLLSGYLESTNEPYAIAKIAAIKLCRYYNEQYGTNFISVMPTNLYGPNDNFNLETGHVLPVFIRKFYLAKLLQEKKLDIISKNLNINFKNINDISFEFSKHNIYADKVILWGTGEPYREFLHVEDLVDALIFLMQTCEYKDIGEIINIGTGQDLKISELANMVKEIVGFAGQIFFDNLRPDGTPRKLLDVSRIKKLGWKPKIILKEGIVKVYEKYKTFDK
- a CDS encoding class I SAM-dependent methyltransferase, whose product is MNNFAGIDLFFLKNIKNAHILDYGCGDGAFSVFLIKNGFNVMAVDINPESEHKISAALNSEEKSRFKFMLLIGQDNLNNYSQKFDYIICREVLEHIKDYENIINIFSNIIKSSGVCIISVPTFLTEKYFAFWDKNWFAKCEHVNIFKKKDILNLAKLNNFEVARISSHSFNRTIFWSLVVPFKIEHRMGKILNKNRFINFTEYLSNAICSFKFIDKLGNKILPKSKVYYFKK
- a CDS encoding ABC transporter ATP-binding protein produces the protein MIETIKKLNYLLSKREKRFLILLFFISVFVAFLETFSISLVMVFASIATNFNIVYSNKYYNFLYNILHCNSVPQFIVIFGLALIIFYFLRAIIITIFTYAMNRFSQGRFRHFAIRFFQNYLNFAYKEFTTKNSSKIDKVIFSNTNDLVGILDAILQIMSEFLNVLLIYTALLFVHLKMTIVLSFLLLGKVFLIAKLFSKKLKNSGKKRQGFLVEISKTYTESFWNFKLIKLFFTQDKVLNRFNKACSKLVTANTFNAVLQNTPRLILETIGFSTLIAVIVYVVYMYHNATAIIPVISMYAFAFYRFLPSINKILSSYNRVIFLKSSLDSVNEYLGYEQEDLGDEKVSFKCSIVLKDLSFEYDSKTKVLGSVNIKIEKGQRTAFVGESGAGKSTIADVIMGLYRPTTGDIFIDDHKLDKTNIKSWRQKIGYIPQQIYLFDGTVADNVVFGRNFNKEKIVDVLKKSNIYNFLLTKDEIYTKVGDGGILLSGGQKQRIAIARALYSDPELLVLDEATSALDNQTEENIMNEIYSLNFDKTLIVIAHRLSTVERCDKIYKIDNGNVYLVEDLAQLYIQNRNTVQQVL